A DNA window from Legionella sp. MW5194 contains the following coding sequences:
- the hppD gene encoding 4-hydroxyphenylpyruvate dioxygenase, with protein MKKHTEQNPCGLDGFAFLEFSSPDKTLLERQFKAMGFTAKATHKEQDITLYQQGQIQFIVNATANSQPERHAKTHGAGACAMGFKVQNAEQAYAYAIAHGATPFVDCDHAHHGLPAIEAIGGSVIYFVDDNTEPFARQWHLTGSASTQPGCGLTAIDHLTHNVYRGNMDKWAAFYETIFNFKEIRFFNIKGQMTGLISRALGSPCGKIKIPLNESKDDQSQIEEFLHDYKGEGIQHIALNSSNIYTTVNTLRKAGVSFLDVPDTYYEMIDQRVPWHQEPVAQLRQEKILIDGDKEPAGGLLLQIFTENVFGPVFFEIIQRKGNDGFGEGNFQALFEAIERDQIRRGTLQEAH; from the coding sequence ATGAAAAAACACACGGAACAAAACCCCTGCGGACTGGATGGGTTTGCTTTTTTAGAATTTTCATCACCCGATAAAACCCTGCTTGAGCGGCAGTTCAAGGCCATGGGGTTCACAGCCAAAGCCACCCACAAAGAACAGGACATTACCCTGTATCAACAGGGCCAGATTCAGTTTATTGTCAATGCGACAGCCAACAGTCAACCCGAACGCCACGCCAAAACGCATGGTGCGGGAGCCTGTGCCATGGGGTTTAAAGTGCAGAATGCGGAGCAGGCTTATGCCTATGCCATCGCTCATGGCGCCACCCCGTTTGTTGATTGCGACCATGCCCATCATGGCTTACCCGCCATCGAAGCCATAGGCGGCAGCGTCATTTATTTTGTAGATGACAACACCGAACCGTTTGCCAGGCAGTGGCATCTGACCGGCTCAGCCTCCACACAACCCGGTTGTGGTTTGACGGCCATTGATCACCTCACCCACAATGTCTATCGCGGCAACATGGACAAGTGGGCGGCATTTTATGAAACGATTTTTAATTTTAAAGAAATTCGTTTCTTCAACATCAAAGGCCAGATGACCGGCCTCATTAGCCGCGCCTTGGGCAGCCCCTGCGGCAAGATTAAAATTCCTTTGAATGAATCCAAGGATGATCAGTCCCAGATTGAAGAGTTTCTCCACGATTACAAAGGCGAAGGGATACAGCACATTGCCCTGAACTCCAGTAACATTTACACCACGGTCAATACCCTTCGCAAAGCGGGTGTCAGTTTCCTCGATGTGCCCGATACCTATTACGAAATGATTGATCAACGGGTTCCCTGGCATCAGGAGCCGGTCGCCCAGTTGCGCCAGGAAAAAATTCTCATCGATGGCGACAAGGAACCTGCCGGTGGATTGCTGCTGCAGATATTTACCGAAAACGTCTTTGGTCCTGTGTTTTTTGAAATCATCCAGCGCAAGGGCAACGACGGTTTCGGCGAAGGCAACTTCCAGGCGTTGTTTGAAGCCATCGAGCGCGATCAAATCCGCCGCGGCACCTTACAGGAAGCACACTGA
- a CDS encoding class I SAM-dependent methyltransferase encodes MKHLNITPALYNYMLDVSLREHPVLKALREDTADMALAIMQVAPEQAQFMQLLLKLINAKRVLELGTFTGYSALAMALALPDDGELITCDINKEWTANAPSFWQQAGQDKKIQLRLAPAADTLQQLLNEGYRHRFDFIFIDADKTNYLHYYEQALQLVSPNGLIAIDNIFWDGKVIDSQVNDGQTREIRRLNDLLKEDERVDTSLLAIADGLFLVRPRQ; translated from the coding sequence ATTAAGCACTTAAACATCACCCCCGCCTTGTACAATTACATGCTCGATGTGTCATTACGCGAACACCCCGTCCTGAAAGCCCTTCGCGAAGACACCGCCGACATGGCCCTGGCCATCATGCAGGTCGCTCCCGAACAGGCGCAGTTTATGCAGCTGCTGCTTAAACTGATCAATGCCAAACGGGTCCTTGAGCTCGGCACATTCACTGGATACAGTGCCCTGGCCATGGCACTTGCCTTACCGGACGACGGGGAACTCATCACCTGCGACATCAACAAGGAATGGACGGCGAACGCGCCCTCATTCTGGCAGCAGGCGGGTCAGGATAAAAAAATTCAGCTGCGTCTGGCCCCGGCTGCCGACACCCTGCAACAATTACTCAACGAGGGGTATCGCCACCGGTTTGATTTTATTTTTATCGATGCCGATAAAACCAATTACCTTCATTATTACGAACAGGCATTGCAGCTTGTGAGCCCTAACGGTCTCATCGCCATAGACAATATTTTTTGGGATGGTAAAGTAATTGATTCGCAGGTAAATGACGGCCAGACCCGTGAAATCAGACGGCTGAATGACCTGCTAAAAGAGGATGAACGGGTGGATACCAGCCTGTTAGCGATTGCCGACGGCCTTTTTCTGGTCAGGCCACGCCAATAA
- a CDS encoding amino acid dehydrogenase, whose translation MMSVDTIKINDPAIRPDDFLDYALSHGFGDIHFKVDSKTGMKAIIAIHSTKLGPALGGCRFIEYPSTENAINDALRLARGMSYKAASINLPLGGGKAVVIKPHGPYDHEAYFHAFGEFVNELGGRYITALDSGTQLSDMDIIAEHTPYVASLASHNGDPSPSTAKGVFKGIEAAVQFKLGKDNLAGLHVAIQGLGHVGYLLARHLHEAGARLTVADVNKDAVERAVREFGATAIGTETIHKVPCDVFSPCALGAIINDMTINQLQTTIVAGAANNQLAHTYHGKLLHDKGIVYAADYVINAGGLVYAASKYLNTPDEQVVRQINSIGTSLMEIFERSQKENRPASEIADTLAQEKLA comes from the coding sequence ATGATGTCTGTTGATACAATAAAAATAAACGATCCCGCCATCAGACCGGATGATTTTTTAGACTATGCTCTTTCCCATGGTTTTGGCGACATCCATTTTAAAGTGGATAGCAAAACCGGCATGAAGGCCATTATTGCAATCCACAGTACCAAACTGGGCCCAGCGTTAGGCGGCTGTCGTTTTATTGAATACCCCTCCACAGAAAACGCCATCAACGACGCCTTGCGTCTGGCCCGTGGCATGAGCTATAAAGCCGCTTCAATCAACTTACCCTTAGGCGGCGGCAAAGCTGTCGTGATTAAACCACACGGCCCTTATGATCATGAAGCCTATTTCCATGCCTTCGGCGAATTCGTTAATGAGCTGGGGGGACGTTACATTACCGCTCTCGATAGCGGCACCCAGTTAAGCGACATGGATATCATTGCAGAGCATACACCCTATGTTGCCAGTCTGGCGAGTCATAACGGCGACCCTTCGCCCTCCACAGCCAAAGGGGTTTTCAAGGGCATTGAGGCAGCGGTTCAGTTCAAGCTTGGCAAGGACAACCTCGCGGGCCTTCATGTTGCCATTCAGGGCCTGGGCCATGTGGGTTATTTGCTTGCCCGCCATTTGCATGAGGCCGGTGCAAGGCTGACAGTCGCAGACGTTAACAAGGACGCTGTAGAACGTGCTGTCAGGGAGTTCGGCGCAACCGCCATCGGTACCGAAACCATCCACAAAGTACCCTGCGATGTGTTTTCTCCCTGTGCCCTGGGTGCCATCATTAATGACATGACCATCAATCAGCTGCAAACCACCATCGTGGCCGGCGCTGCCAATAATCAATTGGCGCATACCTACCATGGCAAACTGCTGCATGATAAAGGCATCGTTTATGCGGCGGATTACGTCATCAATGCGGGCGGTCTTGTTTACGCAGCCAGCAAATACCTCAATACCCCGGATGAACAGGTTGTACGGCAAATCAACAGCATTGGGACCTCCCTGATGGAGATTTTTGAGCGCTCACAAAAAGAAAACCGCCCCGCCAGTGAAATTGCCGACACCTTAGCCCAGGAAAAACTGGCCTGA
- the ugpQ gene encoding glycerophosphodiester phosphodiesterase, with amino-acid sequence MLLQAPVIEKIIGHRGASAYAPENTLAAFDKALSMGCRFLEFDVMLSADGEPFVFHDESLKRTTNGQGQIGLVTAEYLQTLDAGSWFSRTFRGEKIPHFREVLKWLTFANVNANIEIKPYPGQSEQTAATVLSFINRYWPANKAAPLVSSFDRAALTLYRALAPEMPIGLLFDRWEDDWQQQAEELQCYSIHLNHRALNADRVGAMKEKGYLVLAYTVNRKRLALKLFDWGVDAVFSDYPDLLL; translated from the coding sequence ATGCTGTTGCAAGCACCAGTCATTGAAAAAATCATTGGCCATCGCGGCGCCTCCGCGTATGCGCCGGAAAACACCCTGGCTGCTTTCGATAAAGCATTAAGCATGGGGTGTCGTTTTCTGGAGTTTGATGTCATGTTAAGCGCCGACGGTGAACCGTTTGTGTTTCATGATGAATCGTTGAAACGAACCACCAATGGCCAGGGGCAGATTGGTCTCGTGACCGCCGAATACCTGCAAACGCTGGATGCCGGTAGCTGGTTTTCGCGTACGTTTCGAGGCGAGAAAATTCCTCATTTCCGTGAGGTGCTTAAATGGCTGACCTTTGCCAATGTCAATGCCAACATTGAAATCAAACCCTATCCCGGGCAGTCGGAACAGACGGCGGCAACCGTGTTATCCTTCATCAATCGTTACTGGCCTGCGAACAAGGCCGCGCCACTTGTTTCCAGTTTTGATCGGGCGGCGTTAACGCTGTACCGCGCGTTAGCCCCGGAAATGCCCATTGGCTTATTGTTTGATCGCTGGGAAGACGATTGGCAACAGCAGGCGGAAGAATTGCAATGCTATTCCATCCATTTAAATCATCGCGCGCTCAATGCCGACAGGGTAGGGGCCATGAAAGAGAAAGGTTATCTGGTTCTGGCCTATACCGTTAATCGTAAACGGTTGGCGTTGAAGCTGTTTGATTGGGGGGTGGATGCCGTTTTCAGTGATTATCCTGATTTGTTGTTATGA